From the Capnocytophaga sp. oral taxon 878 genome, the window TGAAGTTTAATACGGCATCACGTGAGAATGTGATTTGTCATTTCCACGAGTGGATGACAGGTAGCGGATTGCTTTACATTGAGGATAAGATGCCTAAGATAGGCTCGGTATTCACGACTCACGCTACTGTAGTGGGTAGATCAATAGCTGGTAATGGTTATCCGTTGTACAATGAGATGAAGCATTATAACCCTGAGGAGATGGCTTATCGTTTTGGGGTACAGCACAAACATTTACTTGAGAAAGAAACGGCTAAAGTGGCAGACTGCTTCACTACTGTGAGTGAAATTACAGCCCAAGAAGCATTGCACTTTTTGAATAGAAAAACAGATATTATTACGCCTAACGGCTTTGAGAATAAGATATTGCCTGCTGAGAAGGATTTTCCTAAGAAACGCACTGAGGCAAGAGAGAGACTTGTGAATGTAGCGCAGGCATTGTTAGGACAAGCTGTGGCTGCTACTACTAAGATAGTGGCTATAAGTGGTAGATATGAGTTCCATAATAAGGGTATTGATGCTTTTATAGATGCTCTTGGGGCGCTAAATAGAAATCCTAAGAACAAGAAGGAATTATTGGCGTATATTCTTATCCCTACGGCTCATGATGCGCCTAACCAAGGATTGTTACACAACTTGGTAAACCCACATCAGACGGTAGATAATGAGCAAAAGCATCTTACACATATATTGCCTGATGCTTATCATGATGTGATTATGACTCGCATTTATGAGCAGCAGCTTTTCAACCGTAAAGAAGATAAGGTGAAGGTGATTTTCTGTCCAAGTTACCTAAATGGTTATGACGGGGTGTTTAACCTTAGTTATTACGATTTGCTAATGGGATTGGATAGCACAGTATTCCCTTCTTACTATGAGCCTTGGGGTTATACTCCGCTTGAGAGCTTGGCATTCCGTGTGCCTACCATAACAACTACCCTTGCAGGTTTTGGTAAATGGGTGAATGATTATTATCCTGAGAAACAAAATGCTATACAGGTAATTGAGCGTAATGATAGCAATTACGGTGATGTAGTAGGGGCGATAGTGAAAGATATTACGGCTTTGCTTGACAGTAAAGAAGCTGAACTAGAAGCGCGCAGAACTACAGCTGGTAAAGTAGCGGATATTGCTCTTTGGAAGAACCTTGTACAGTACTATATAAAGAGTTATGAGCTTACCCTTGAAAATATTGAGGATAGGGTAGAGAAATTACCTCCTATAGAGACAGAAGGGGTGGCTTACTTAGAAAAATCAAAGGTGGTGAATAGCCCTAACTGGCGTAGTGTGATTATTCACCGTGCGATGCCAGAAGCTTTACAGCCATTGGAAGAACTTGCTAAGAACCTTTGGTGGTGCTGGAACGATGAGGCTTATGAGGTATTTAAATACATTGATAAAGATAAATGGATTGAGGTACGTAAAAACCCTATAGCTTTGCTTGATAGTATCTCGCTTAAACGCTATAAAGAGTTGGAGCAGGATAATGTGTTTATGCGCAACCTATCAAAGGTGTATGCCGATTTCCAAGAATATATGTCGAAAAAGGCAGAAATGGTGAGTCCGTCGGTTTCATATTTTAGTATGGAGTACGGTTTGCACTCATCATTAAAGATATATTCAGGAGGGTTGGGTATTTTGGCAGGAGATTATCTGAAAGAAGCTAGTGACAAGGCTACCAAGATAACAGGGGTAGGATTGTTATATAGATATGGTTATTTCACTCAGAAATTGTCATCTGCAGGTAATCAAGAAGCTGATTATGAAGCACAAGATTTTTCAAAAATACCAGTAACACCTGTTACAGATGAGACAGGTAAATGGGTGATAGTGTCGATAGATTTGCCAGGTAGAACCCTTTACGCACGAGTATGGCGTGTGGATGTGGGACGTATAGAGCTTTATTTGCTTGATACAGACTTTGAAAATAACCGAGATGATGACCGTTCAATCACACACCACTTATATGGTGGAGATTGGGAGAACCGCCTTAAACAAGAGATGCTCTTGGGATTAGGAGGTATTAAGATGTTACGTAAGCTGGGTATTGATAGTGATATTTACCACTGCAATGAAGGACACGCAGCATTTATAGGATTGGAACGCCTTGGTGAATATATACAAAATAATAATCTTGCATTTTCGGAAGCGATAGAAGTAGTAAGAGCTTCATCACTATTTACAACACATACCCCTGTGCCTGCAGGACACGATGCTTTTGAAGAAGGCTTGTTACGAGCATACTTAAATGGTTATGCAGATAAGCTACACGTGAGTTGGGAGCAAATATTAGCTTTGGGTAAAATAAACTTAGAGAATCCTCACGAGAAATTCTCGATGAGTAACCTTGCTGCTAACTTATCACAAGAAGTGAATGGAGTAAGCTGGTTACACGGAGAAGTAAGTAAAGATATATTAAAAGACTTATGGCCAGGTTATATGCCAGAAGAGCTACATATTAGCTATGTGACTAACGGGGTACATCAGCCTACTTGGACAGCAGGCTTATGGAAAGAAGTAGAGAATGAGGTGTTTGGCAAAGATTACAAAACACATCATTATGATCCTAAAGGTTTTGAGGGTATTTATAAAGTATCAGACCAACGTGTATGGGAGATTAAAACTGCTTTACGTTCAAAGCTCTTGCGCCGTGTGGAACAAAAACTGCGTTTAGAAAAGAATACTCCTTATTTCTCGCCACGCCAGTTGGTAGAGATTAAAGAGAACTTGCGTGAAGATATTCTTACTATAGGTTTTGCACGCCGTTTTGCTACCTATAAACGCGCGCACTTGCTCTTTACTAATATTGAGCGATTGGATAAGATAGTGAATAATCCTGAACGCCCAGTACAATTTATTTTTGCTGGTAAAGCACACCCAGCTGATAAGGCAGGACAAGATTTGATTAAGAATATTGTGGAAATATCGAAATTACCACAGTTTTTAGGTAAGATATTGTTCATTCCGAACTATGATATGGAGTTGGCACGCCATATGGTACAAGGGGTAGACGTATGGATGAATACACCTACACGTCCGCTTGAAGCTTCGGGAACCAGTGGAGAAAAGGCAGCGATGAATGGAACTATGCATTTTAGCGTACTTGATGGTTGGTGGGTAGAAGGATATAGAGAGGATGCGGGATGGGCATTGCCTATGGAACGCGCTTATGAAAGCCAACAGTACCAAGATGAGATGGATGCTGAGATGATTTATAACATCATTGAGGATGAGATAGCTCCTATATTCTATGATAAGAATAAAGATGGTATTTCATCGCGCTGGTGTGCTCTTATCAAGAATACCATTGCTAAGGTAGCAGTAAACTTTACTACTACCCGTATGCTTACTGATTACGAAAAGCAATACTATTACCCAATGACTGAGCGTGTGACTAAGATTAAAGATAATCAGTTTGCTCTTGCTATTGAACTATCTGGCTGGAAACGCAAAGTTACCCAAGAATGGGATAATATTAAGGTGGTAGACTTTAAAGTGCCAAATCGTAATGAACAGCTTATATCAATAGGTAAGACTTATAAAGGAGAGATTACACTAGATGTAGGAGACCTAAGTCCAGAAGATATAGGAGTAGAATTGGTAGTGGCTGAATATAAGGATGATAAGATGAAGGTGTTGTCGACAACTGAATTTGCTTTGGCATACCATGAAGGTACACGAGGGACTTATCAGTTAGAGATAGCATCGGAATATCCGGGAGCGTTACAGTTGGCAATACGGATATTCCCTAAGAATGAACTTTTGCCTCACCGACAAGATTTTGCTTTGGTAAAATGGTTATAATTTTTCTGAAGAGCAATAAAGTAGTAAAATAAGTATAAAAAAGCAAATGAGGTAAATGGTTGATAATCAATAGTTAATAAACTTATTTTTTGTTAGGCATTAAATTTAACAAAAAAAAAATGTTTTAAAATTTAAACGTATCAAAATATTGCCTATATTTGCACCAAAATTAAAATAGTAATCAAATTCATTTTTAAGTATGAAGAAAATCAAAGTAACTTTATTTGCTTTGGCTGCTGCTTTTACAGTAGGAGCACAAGCACAAGATGAAAACAATCCTTGGCAAATAGGATTTGGAGTAAATTCCGTTGATATCCGTACTCCAATGGATTTTGGAGATGTTATTAAAGACTGGGGAGGGCCAAGTGATATCAACATTCTTCCTGCAGTATCTCGTCTTTCAGTAGGTAGATACATAGGGAAAGGTTTTTCTGCTGAACTTTCAGGGTCATTGAACAAAATCGAGAAAGGTTTTGGTTATAATAAAGATCTTGATAACAAAGTAGATCAGTCTTTTTGGGCTGTTAACTTAGCCGTTCAATACCACTTAAATAACTTGTGGAGTGGAGCAAGATGGTTTGATCCTTATGCTCAAGTAGGTGGAGGTTATGCTGCTATTGATAATGCTGGTAAACTTCGTACTCTTGCAGGAGGTGGTATTAACTTTTGGTTTACCGATAATATCGGTATTAACTTGCAAACAGCTTACCACCCAACAATGAAGTCTAAATCAGAAGAAAATTACTTCCAACATGCTTTGGGTATCGCTATCAAATTTGGAAAGCAAGATAAAGATGGTGATGGTGTAGCTGATAAAGATGATGCTTGTCCAGATGTAGCTGGAGATCCTAAACTTAATGGTTGCCCTGATAAAGATGGTGACGGTATTGCTGATGAACAAGATGCTTGTCCAGAAGAAGCTGGTCTTCCTCAATTTAATGGTTGCCCTGATACTGATGGTGATGGTGTAGCTGATAAAGATGATGAGTGCCCTGAAGTAGCTGGATTAAAAGAATTTAAAGGTTGCCCTGATACTGATGGTGATGGTGTAGCAGATAAAGATGACAAATGTCCAGATGTAAAAGGTCCTAAAGAAAACAATGGTTGCCCTTGGCCAGATCGTGATGGTGATGGTGTTCTTGATAAAGACGACGAATGCGTTGATAAACCAGGTCCTGTTTCAAACAATGGTTGCCCTGAAGTAACTCAAGACGTTCAAAAGAAATTGAATGACTTTGCAAAAACTATCTTGTTTGACCTTGGTAAAGCTACTATCCGTCCTGAATCAGCTACTGTATTAAACAACATCGTTGAAGTGTTAAATGAGTATAAAAATGCTAAATTTGATGTTGAAGGACACACTGATAGCACTGGTAACAAAGCTAAAAACCAAAAACTTTCTGAAGAAAGAGCTAACTCTGTTAAAGTTTATCTTGTAGATAAAGGTATCAACCCAGCTCGTCTTTCTGCTAAAGGTTATGGTCCAGATAAACCAATTGCATCTAACAAGACTAAAAAAGGTAGAGATCTTAACCGTCGTGTTGAAATCAACTTGGTAAAATAGTTTGAAATAAAGTGTTTTCATCTCTATAAAAAGAAAAAGAGGCT encodes:
- the glgP gene encoding alpha-glucan family phosphorylase; its protein translation is MSSKKKLNPDYVFETSWEVCNKVGGIHTVIATKAPSIVKEFRSKYILIGPDIWQHNENKEFVENADLFKSWRAKAATEGLRVRVGNWKIEGNPVVILVDFSHYISSKNEILRYYWDNYKLDSFNSSWDYVESVLFGYGVGRVIESFVKFNTASRENVICHFHEWMTGSGLLYIEDKMPKIGSVFTTHATVVGRSIAGNGYPLYNEMKHYNPEEMAYRFGVQHKHLLEKETAKVADCFTTVSEITAQEALHFLNRKTDIITPNGFENKILPAEKDFPKKRTEARERLVNVAQALLGQAVAATTKIVAISGRYEFHNKGIDAFIDALGALNRNPKNKKELLAYILIPTAHDAPNQGLLHNLVNPHQTVDNEQKHLTHILPDAYHDVIMTRIYEQQLFNRKEDKVKVIFCPSYLNGYDGVFNLSYYDLLMGLDSTVFPSYYEPWGYTPLESLAFRVPTITTTLAGFGKWVNDYYPEKQNAIQVIERNDSNYGDVVGAIVKDITALLDSKEAELEARRTTAGKVADIALWKNLVQYYIKSYELTLENIEDRVEKLPPIETEGVAYLEKSKVVNSPNWRSVIIHRAMPEALQPLEELAKNLWWCWNDEAYEVFKYIDKDKWIEVRKNPIALLDSISLKRYKELEQDNVFMRNLSKVYADFQEYMSKKAEMVSPSVSYFSMEYGLHSSLKIYSGGLGILAGDYLKEASDKATKITGVGLLYRYGYFTQKLSSAGNQEADYEAQDFSKIPVTPVTDETGKWVIVSIDLPGRTLYARVWRVDVGRIELYLLDTDFENNRDDDRSITHHLYGGDWENRLKQEMLLGLGGIKMLRKLGIDSDIYHCNEGHAAFIGLERLGEYIQNNNLAFSEAIEVVRASSLFTTHTPVPAGHDAFEEGLLRAYLNGYADKLHVSWEQILALGKINLENPHEKFSMSNLAANLSQEVNGVSWLHGEVSKDILKDLWPGYMPEELHISYVTNGVHQPTWTAGLWKEVENEVFGKDYKTHHYDPKGFEGIYKVSDQRVWEIKTALRSKLLRRVEQKLRLEKNTPYFSPRQLVEIKENLREDILTIGFARRFATYKRAHLLFTNIERLDKIVNNPERPVQFIFAGKAHPADKAGQDLIKNIVEISKLPQFLGKILFIPNYDMELARHMVQGVDVWMNTPTRPLEASGTSGEKAAMNGTMHFSVLDGWWVEGYREDAGWALPMERAYESQQYQDEMDAEMIYNIIEDEIAPIFYDKNKDGISSRWCALIKNTIAKVAVNFTTTRMLTDYEKQYYYPMTERVTKIKDNQFALAIELSGWKRKVTQEWDNIKVVDFKVPNRNEQLISIGKTYKGEITLDVGDLSPEDIGVELVVAEYKDDKMKVLSTTEFALAYHEGTRGTYQLEIASEYPGALQLAIRIFPKNELLPHRQDFALVKWL
- a CDS encoding OmpA family protein, producing the protein MKKIKVTLFALAAAFTVGAQAQDENNPWQIGFGVNSVDIRTPMDFGDVIKDWGGPSDINILPAVSRLSVGRYIGKGFSAELSGSLNKIEKGFGYNKDLDNKVDQSFWAVNLAVQYHLNNLWSGARWFDPYAQVGGGYAAIDNAGKLRTLAGGGINFWFTDNIGINLQTAYHPTMKSKSEENYFQHALGIAIKFGKQDKDGDGVADKDDACPDVAGDPKLNGCPDKDGDGIADEQDACPEEAGLPQFNGCPDTDGDGVADKDDECPEVAGLKEFKGCPDTDGDGVADKDDKCPDVKGPKENNGCPWPDRDGDGVLDKDDECVDKPGPVSNNGCPEVTQDVQKKLNDFAKTILFDLGKATIRPESATVLNNIVEVLNEYKNAKFDVEGHTDSTGNKAKNQKLSEERANSVKVYLVDKGINPARLSAKGYGPDKPIASNKTKKGRDLNRRVEINLVK